A stretch of the Gemmatirosa kalamazoonensis genome encodes the following:
- a CDS encoding SusC/RagA family TonB-linked outer membrane protein, with protein sequence MVRPRCKISLLVGGLLVAVRLGAQAPTGTVSGRVIDSTSRLPVTNANVVIEGSQRGTVTRADGAYVIAGVPAGPQRVRVSRIGYAAQTRDVTVTAGGTVEAQFAIASAATALTEVVVVGYGTQRREAITGSVATVNADDAKVGRITAPTELLQGRVAGVTMIQNNGSPGAGVQVRIRGGTSISASNEPLYVIDGVPLNNTAIEPTSLGSGDNRNTSLPRNPLSSIDPSDIETITVLKDASATAIYGSRGANGVVQITTKHGREGRTELTYEGYFSSSSPSKTLDVLNGDEYRAFVQQQVTAGNLAASRLTGLGTSNTDWEKEVVRTAHTQNHNLGFSGGAASTQYRGSLNYMQQEGIVLSSGLERISGRINAGQQAFANRLRMGLNLNASQVKNDYVPSENTAGFTGTTFTNMLIMNPTQPVRVTDPSTGVSRYYEIGTGAVTIRNPVAITDQVKDDGVSRRILGNFTADYDLFSSLTAQLNVGTDRSNGTRSAYYPRISPLGASTNGDALYGELANTTNTLQTYLTYRASPGPHSLELLGGYEFNNYSTVSENSEAQGFITDAFAYYNLGAGATLQQGFVTSGRTDSRLVSFFGRANYSLKDRYFLTGVVRRDGSSRFGAGNKWAVFPAVSGSWLMSAEPFMKGLLGSVVSELRLKAGYGLNGSQEISPYSSLLTLATGPKASFGETTVLGVSPNRNPNPDLKWEQTAQTNVGLDFAILDGRFSGTVEYYLKNTRDLLLTINVPQPAVTDTVLANVGAVRNKGLEFTLDARTISRPRLDLTLGVLGSVERNRVVSLGKTAFITSGNVSGQGQTGQVSQRIMPGFPLGTFYGPEYVGVDANGRQLFNKYKVTKNAAGVITSRELTAQTTTPTADDYNVLGNANPKFSLGGHGQLRAGQLDASFLVRGVFGQKVLNNTALVYSTKGNALQDKNFLKSALNDPIGIKEPAIFSSRWIEDGSFVRLQNVTVGYTVRLPSGTHARQARVYVTGDNLIMSTNYTGYDPEAFTSAGRASRGVDYLNYPNPRTVSLGVRVGF encoded by the coding sequence ATGGTACGCCCTCGATGCAAGATCTCCCTCCTCGTCGGCGGCTTGCTGGTAGCCGTACGACTCGGCGCACAGGCGCCGACCGGCACCGTCAGCGGACGCGTCATCGACTCGACGTCGCGACTTCCCGTGACGAACGCGAACGTCGTCATCGAGGGCTCGCAGCGCGGCACCGTGACGCGCGCCGACGGCGCGTACGTGATCGCCGGCGTGCCCGCGGGACCGCAGCGCGTGCGCGTCAGTCGCATCGGCTACGCCGCGCAGACGCGTGACGTGACCGTGACGGCGGGCGGCACCGTCGAGGCGCAGTTCGCGATCGCGTCCGCGGCGACGGCGCTCACCGAGGTGGTCGTCGTCGGCTACGGCACGCAGCGGCGCGAGGCCATCACCGGCTCGGTCGCGACGGTGAACGCCGACGACGCGAAGGTCGGGCGCATCACCGCACCCACCGAGCTGCTGCAGGGCCGCGTCGCCGGCGTGACGATGATCCAGAACAACGGGTCGCCCGGCGCCGGCGTGCAGGTGCGCATCCGCGGCGGCACGTCGATCAGCGCGAGCAACGAGCCACTGTACGTGATCGACGGCGTGCCGCTCAACAACACCGCGATCGAGCCGACGTCGCTCGGCTCCGGCGACAACCGCAACACGTCGCTGCCGCGCAATCCGCTCAGCTCGATCGATCCGTCGGACATCGAGACGATCACGGTGCTGAAGGACGCCAGCGCGACGGCGATCTACGGGTCGCGCGGCGCGAACGGCGTGGTGCAGATCACGACGAAGCACGGGCGCGAGGGGCGCACGGAGCTCACGTACGAGGGCTACTTCTCGTCGTCGAGCCCGTCGAAGACGCTGGACGTGTTGAACGGCGACGAGTACCGCGCGTTCGTGCAGCAGCAGGTCACGGCGGGCAATCTCGCGGCGAGCCGCCTCACCGGCCTCGGCACGTCGAACACGGACTGGGAGAAGGAGGTCGTGCGCACGGCGCACACGCAGAACCACAACCTCGGCTTCTCCGGCGGCGCCGCGAGCACGCAGTACCGCGGCTCGCTGAACTACATGCAGCAGGAAGGCATCGTGCTGAGCAGCGGGTTGGAGCGCATCTCGGGGCGCATCAACGCCGGGCAGCAGGCGTTCGCCAACCGGCTCCGCATGGGGCTCAACCTGAACGCGTCGCAGGTGAAGAACGACTACGTGCCCTCGGAGAACACGGCCGGGTTCACGGGCACGACGTTCACGAACATGCTGATCATGAACCCGACGCAGCCGGTGCGCGTGACCGACCCGTCGACGGGCGTGTCGCGGTACTACGAGATCGGCACGGGCGCGGTCACGATCCGCAACCCGGTGGCGATCACCGACCAGGTGAAGGACGACGGCGTGTCGCGCCGCATCCTCGGCAACTTCACCGCCGACTACGACCTGTTCTCGTCGCTCACCGCGCAGCTCAACGTCGGCACCGACCGCTCGAACGGCACGCGCTCGGCCTACTATCCGCGCATCAGCCCGTTGGGCGCGTCGACGAACGGCGACGCGCTGTACGGCGAGCTGGCGAACACGACGAACACGCTGCAGACGTACCTCACGTACCGCGCGAGCCCGGGGCCGCACTCGCTCGAGCTGCTCGGCGGCTACGAGTTCAACAACTACTCCACGGTGAGCGAGAACTCCGAGGCGCAGGGGTTCATCACCGACGCGTTCGCCTACTACAATCTCGGCGCCGGCGCGACGCTGCAGCAGGGCTTCGTCACGTCTGGCCGCACCGACAGCCGGCTGGTGTCGTTCTTCGGTCGCGCGAACTACAGCCTGAAGGACCGCTACTTCCTCACCGGCGTCGTGCGGCGCGACGGCTCGTCGCGGTTCGGCGCGGGGAACAAGTGGGCGGTCTTTCCGGCCGTGTCGGGGTCGTGGCTGATGAGCGCCGAGCCGTTCATGAAGGGGCTGTTGGGCAGCGTCGTCTCCGAGCTGCGGCTCAAGGCTGGCTATGGATTGAACGGCAGCCAGGAGATCAGCCCATACTCGTCGCTGCTCACGCTTGCCACCGGCCCCAAAGCGAGCTTCGGGGAGACGACCGTGCTCGGCGTGTCGCCGAACCGGAACCCGAATCCCGATCTCAAGTGGGAGCAGACGGCGCAGACCAACGTCGGTCTCGACTTCGCGATCCTCGACGGCCGCTTCAGCGGCACCGTGGAGTACTATCTGAAGAACACGCGCGACCTGCTGCTCACCATCAACGTGCCGCAGCCGGCGGTCACCGACACGGTGCTGGCGAACGTCGGTGCGGTGCGCAACAAGGGGCTGGAGTTCACGCTCGACGCGCGCACGATCTCGCGTCCGCGGCTCGACCTCACGCTCGGCGTCCTCGGCTCGGTGGAGCGCAACCGGGTGGTGAGCCTCGGCAAGACGGCGTTCATCACGTCGGGCAACGTGAGCGGGCAGGGGCAGACGGGGCAGGTCTCGCAGCGCATCATGCCCGGGTTCCCGTTAGGCACGTTCTACGGCCCGGAGTACGTGGGCGTGGACGCGAACGGCCGGCAGCTGTTCAACAAGTACAAGGTGACGAAGAACGCGGCCGGCGTGATCACGAGCCGCGAGCTGACGGCCCAGACGACGACGCCGACGGCCGACGACTACAACGTGCTGGGCAACGCGAACCCGAAGTTCTCGCTCGGCGGACATGGGCAGCTCCGCGCCGGGCAGCTCGACGCGAGCTTCCTCGTGCGCGGCGTGTTCGGGCAGAAGGTGCTGAACAACACCGCGCTCGTCTACTCGACGAAGGGGAACGCGCTCCAGGACAAGAACTTCCTGAAGTCGGCGCTGAACGACCCGATCGGCATCAAGGAGCCGGCGATCTTCTCCTCGCGGTGGATCGAGGACGGCTCGTTCGTGCGGCTGCAGAACGTCACGGTGGGCTATACCGTCCGGCTGCCGAGCGGCACGCACGCGCGCCAGGCCCGCGTGTACGTGACGGGCGACAACCTGATCATGTCCACGAACTACACGGGGTACGACCCCGAGGCGTTCACGTCGGCCGGACGCGCATCGCGCGGCGTCGATTACCTCAACTATCCGAACCCGCGCACGGTGTCGCTCGGCGTGCGGGTCGGCTTCTGA